In Gimesia panareensis, the genomic window CCGTTGCTCAGTGTGAAATTGCTCAACTCCACACTGATGGAAGCCTCAGCCTCCCCATCATCAATGCGAAAAAGACGGTTGGGACCGGAACCGCTGAGAGTCAGGTGTTCGGCCCCGTGGCCGATGATGGTCACGTCATCGGTAATCACCAGCTCATTATAAATGATGAGTGTCTGATCAAAAAAGCTGGCATCAAACGTGATGGTATCCGCTGTCGCTGACTCATTCGACAGTTTGATGGCTTCCCGCAGAGAGAGATTCCCGGCGGAATAGTTCCCGTCATCGAAATCAACAGCTGAGTCTACGAGAAAATGAGATCCCAGATATTCAAAGGCTCCCACATCGGTAGACCCATCAAATATTCTGGGAAAACCAATTCCCCGCTGATCATTGAATAGCCCTGCATTTATGACAGCAGAATTATCGCCAGCATTGATGGCAGCACTGTCGACAAGCAAGGCGTACGTTTTTGTGAAACCACCATTATCTCTCAAAACAGGATCGAGCAGGCCTTCGATACTTTCCTGAACGATGTTGGCAATGCCTGAAAAATCACCTTCAGCTTGCGAATTTGAAGGGGAAATATTTCCAGCAATGATATTATTTGCGATTGTCACCAGGAGAGGATCGTATGCAAAAAGACGTAGCCCTCCCGCCCCCATTCCGGACTCATTTCCAACCAGTGTGCAATTGATCAAGGCACAGGTGTAGTAACTCACCTGTGCCCAGATTGCTCCGCCTTCCTCAGTGCTTTTATTTCCTGAAAAAGTGCTGTTATAAATCGAAACCGAATCGGAACGATCACTATATATCGCACCTCCATCAGTGTCAGCGGAATTCTCCAGAAATGTGGAATTGAACACCGNNNNNNNNNNNNNNNNNNNNNNNNNNNNNNNNNNNNNNNNNNNNNNNNNNNNNNNNNNNNNNNNNNNNNNNNNNNNNNNNNNNNNNNNNNNNNNNNNNNNNNNNNNNNNNNNNNNNNNNNNNNNNNNNNNNNNNNNNNNNNNNNNNNNNNNNNNNNNNNNNNNNNNNNNNNNNNNNNNNNNNNNNNNNNNNNNNNNNNNNNNNNNNNNNNNNNNNNNNNNNNNNNNNNNNNNNNNNNNNNNNNNNNNNNNNNNNNNNNNNNNNNNNNNNNNNNNNNNNNNNNNNNNNNNNNNNNNNNNNNNNNNNNNNNNNNNNNNNNNNNNNNNNNNNNNNNNNNNNNNNNNNNNNNNNNNNNNNNNNNNNNNNNNNNNNNNNNNNNNNNNNNNNNNNNNNNNNNNNNNNNNNNNNNNNNNNNNNNNNNNNNNNNNNNNNNNNNNNNNNNNNNNNNNNNNNNNNNNNNNNNNNNNNNNNNNNNNNNNNNNNNNNNNNNNNNNNNNNNNNNNNNNNNNNNNNNNNNNNNNNNNNNNNNNNNNNNNNNNNNNNNNNNNNNNNNNNNNNNNNNNNNNNNNNNNNNNNNNNNNNNNNNNNNNNNNNNNNNNNNNNNNNNNNNNNNNNNNNNNNNNNNNNNNNNNNNNNNNNNNNNNNNNNNNNNNNNNNNNNNNNNNNNNNNNNNNNNNNNNNNNNNNNNNNNNNNNNNNNNNNNNNNNNNNNNNNNNNNNNNNNNNNNNNNNNNNNNNNNNNNACCTCCTTTCGAGGGAGGTACTCGTACAAATACTATACCAAACTGTTCACGTAGTTTTGGGTTTTGAAACTACCTCTAGCCTGATTCCCTGAAAAACTGCTTTCCTGAATCGTCATCGGACCACTTTTGTTGTAGATTGCCCCTCCACTCAAGGCTTTGTTCGTGTCAAAAGTCGTGCTAGATATGTCAAGGCTCCATACGCCTTCCGCAAAGATGCCTCCTCCATAGGAGGAAGCTTCATTTCCGATGAACTCGGAATGTAACACTGTCAAAGTTGCATCATCCAGATTGCCGTTATATTGATAAATCCCCCCACCATTTTTTGCACTGTTCCCAGTCAGGACAGAATCCTTCAGGATTAACTTTTCATAACTCAGAATGGCACCACCATCATCTGATTTGCCGTTTGTTAATGTCAGGTTTTCAAGTTCGACTGTGATATAGGTAAGGTAACTGGCATCCTTGATGAAAAAGATTCGACTGTCACCATTTCCATCAATCGTTAACTGATCGGCGCCCAACCCGGTAATGGTCAGATCATCAGAAATGGAAAGCTCATCGCCCAGCACAATCGTCTGCCCCGCCAGTGAGGCATCGAACGTAATCGTATCGGCACCCTCGTTCGCGTTGGCGGCTTCAATGGCGGCCCGCAGACTGCCTGCCCCCGTATTATCAGTGTTCATGACCGTAAAGGCGGTCAACAGCGTACGTTCTTCCAGCGTTTCCACACCGTGACGCGAAACCTGTAAACAACGGTCAGAAAACGTAGCGCGTGCCGGTTGAAAACCGTAGCGCTGTCTGTGCAGGATTCGTCCTGATGTGGCTGTTTGGGGACGAATGCGTGGTCTTTTGTTATTTCGTCAGTCGCGGTTGCTTGCTTGAGCTTTTTGTGTGCCGCCGTTTGGCGTCCTGTAACCGGTAACTTTCACCAGTGGTTTCCAGGATATGGCAACGATGGGTGAGCCGGTCGAGTGTGGCCCCCGTCAGCCGTTCGCTGCCCAGGACCTCGGTCCAGTTTTCAAAGGGGAGATTGGTCGTTACGATCAGGCTGAAACGTTCGTAAGCCGTGCTGATCACGTCGAACAGCAACTCGGAGCCGAGTTTACTTGCGGGGACATATCCCAGTTCATCCAGAATCAGCAGATCGAGTTTCGCGAGCTGCTTTTTCAGGCGGGTTAACTCCCGCTGTTCGCGGGCTTCCATTAACTGGGTAATCAGTTCTGTGACCTGGTAAAAGCGGACCCGCTTTCCCTGGCCGCAGGCGGCAATCCCCAGGGCGACTGCCAGGTGCGTCTTGCCGGTGCCGGAATTGCCCACCAGCAGGATATTCTCCCGCTGCTCGATAAACTCACCCCGCATCAGTTCGCTGACCAGCAGTTTGTTGAGGCCGGGCTGGACCTGAAAATCGAACGTTTCCAGGGTCTTATACGTCGGGAACTTCGCGGCCTTCAGACGTCGTTCCGCGGCCCGGCGTTCCCGTTCAATCAGTTCCAGTTCACATAACTGTAACAGGAATCCCAGATGGTCGACATTGTCAGTGGCACAACGGGCGGCGATCTTTTCGCATTCTCTGAGGATGGTGGGCAGCCTCAGGTTCTTGAGATGGTGCTGCAGCAGCACCAGGCTTTTGGTTTGTTTTCTGGTCACGTTTAACCTCCGATTAACAGGGACTGGTAAGCAGAAACATCCGTCTGTGCCACCTGTACCAGCTTCAGGTGGGGACGGCCTTCCAGGCTGAACAGAGTCAGCGGTGACTCCTGCTGGTATTCCAGAATCAGGCGAATGGCAGAAGCGCGGGTCGCATCAATGTCCAGCGCGTATTCCACCGCACGCTTCAGTGCGGATAACGGATGGTGTTCCAGCAGGCGCAGCACCTTGATGAACTCCCGCGTGCCGTCTGACTGCAGTTCGGCTTCCAGCCGACGGCGGAGAATGCCCAGACAGACCGGCAGATCCCAGTCTTCCAGGGGGCGGGCATGATCAAAGCCTCCCGGCTTCCGTTCCAGTAAACTCAGGTAATGAATCGGGTTAAAACGGGTCTGTTCCCGTCCCCAGTCCCGCTGGTGCCGGGCGATTAACGTCTCTTCAAACAACAGCCGCACTTCGGTGATGGTGGCCACGATAGTGATCTGACGATGCGCGTATTTTGTGGGAACCGAGTAACTGTTGGTATCAAAGCGGACCAGCGACAGGGAGTCGGCGTGTGCCTGTCCCAGTCGGCAGGCTTCGAACGTCTGCTGTGGCAGGGGCCGCAGGAATTCCCGTTGTTCTTCCGCCAGCAGGCTCTGTTTGGGGGAAGCCTGTCCCCGCAACTGACGCTGCAGATCGTTCCGGCAGCATTGCACTAACTGCTCGTTCAGAGTCTCCAGGGAAGCAACCCGGGGAACGGGGACCAGGAAGTTGCTGCGGGCATAGTCCAGCAACCGCTCGACATGGCCTTTCTCATTCGGTCGTCGTACCAGACAGAAATGATCGTCAAACAGAAAGTGGCTTTTCAGACGCAGGAACTCGGTCGTTACTTTTCGCTCACGGTTCCCTACCAGACTGGCTACTGCGATTTTCGAGTTGTCATAGCTGATCCGCTGCGGTACACCGCCCAGAAATTCAAAGGCCCGCTTGTGTCCTTCCAGAAAGGCTTCCGTACATTCCCGGGGAAAGGCCTGGATAAAAATCGCGTCCGAATAAGGTAACGTCATCACAAACAGGGCGACTTTGGTCAGTGTTCCGTCCAGCCAGACATCGGCAAAGCCGAAGTCCACCTGGGCTTCGCCCGGGGGATGGCGGAGCGGCAGGAAAACCTCGCGGGACTGGGCTTTCCAGTCACGGATGGCTTCCCGGACGATCGTGATTCCACCGGAATACCCGTGTTCGTCCCGCAGACGTTCGAAGATGCGCTTCCCCGTATGGCGCTGTTTGCGATGCACGCTGCGGTCGTTCTGCAGAATCTCATGAATGATCGGCAGAAACGGCTCCAGCTTGGAAGGCCGGGGCTTAGTCAGCCGGTATCCCGGCGGCTCCGAGTAGGTCAGTATTTTTTGCAGCGTGTCCCAGTGAATACCGTACTCGTCACGAGCAGCACGTTGACTGATTTCTCCGGTCAGAACACGCCGACGGATCTCACCCCATAACTCCATATCTGTAATCACCCTTGCCCCCGCTGTTTCCGGATCAGAACTGACTCATATACTGAGAGTCTGACCCAAAACCAACAGGTGGTCATCTGGGCGCTACGTTTTTATACCGATTTGCCACTACCCGACAGGCGCTACGTTTTCTGGCCGCTGTTTACAAAACCTGGGCTGAGACGGAACCTGCGTGCTGTGAATGGGTTCGGCGCCGTCGTATACGAGACCGCTGGCGTTGACAGCGGTCAAAATGCTGTTTCAGTGTGGAAAACCACAGGTAAGATTTCATATTGAAAATAACTGCAATGGGGGCATAGATAGAAACACGTGGACAGATAGAGTTAACACGCTCGTATAGTACCAGAGACGGGTCCAAAGACAACATGTTCCCTGCGGGAATTCATGTCTGTATCAGAAGGAAAGCAGATCTGACGTGTCATTCAGTTCACTGAAATATCCATCAATCAGGGTGTCCCAGTCGGCTGGTTTTGTTGTATCGGATTCAGGGGTGTTTTGTGAATTTTCACCCTGAGTCAAGCTGTCTGAGAGCAGCCTCTCATCAGTCAGAGGCAGAAGCAGATCCGCGGTCGTCAATGCCTGGCTGTAAGGTAAGACGATCAGCGACAGCTGGCCGTCATCTGCTGCCGATCCCGGATCGACAAGCAGCAACTCGTTCCACCAGTCAGTGTTGAACAGACCGGATGTGGGGAGGTCGAACTGCTGTGAATCGACAGAGCGAGTCGGTCGTGCTCCGTGCAGATTTTTGTAGCGGACCGAATCGAGGGGCGCGGCCTGGATCAATTCACTGATTGCGCTTCCAACCAGCCGCACATGTGAGTGATTGAGCGTGAATTCCGGATACACGATTTGCTCGCCCGGATTCGCTTCGGTCCCGTTTCCGATCGCCGACTCAAACAGGACGCGGGCAAACAGGACATACTGGTCATCGCCGACTTCGGTCCGTGTGGTTTCCGCAGCGAGACCGGTAATCGTTCCCGTACTGTTGTCGATGGCTCCGGACTGCGCCCCGGTGAAGGCGGGACCAAATTCGATGGATACCGCCTGCGCGACTTGTGGGTTATAGTTCAGATTGAAACCGGCGGACTCGACGCCGATATCGGAGGAGTCGGGCGTGCTGATCCAGATTTCCAGCCAGTGATTGCCCCATTCGTCAATCCAGGTGCGGTTCTGGGGAAGTTCTGATTTTTCGCCGTTGCTCGAGGTCCGCGTCCGCGAATTGACGAATCGCAAATCAATCTGAGTATAGGGCGCCTGCACCTCATACGCGCCGATGTCCACGGTACCCTCTTTGATGCGCTCGTAACCACTTCCCCGCTGGTCCGTTGTCAGACCGGCCTGTTCGACAGCGGCATTGCTGCCGGCATTGATCGCGGCACTGTCGGGCAGCAGGGCGTGAGTCCAGGTTAGCCCGCCGTTGTCTCGGAGTACCGGATCGAGCAGACCGTCGATACTGTCCTGGATGATGTTGAAATCGCCGAAATACTCTCCTTCAATTTGCGCGTCAGCAGCAGCTGAATTACCCGCGATAATTGTATTCGACAGCACAAAATCTGGCGCGTTGACACCGGTACTGTGCAAGCCACCGCCTGACTCTCCGGCAGTATTCCCTGTAACAGTGCAGTTCAGAATATTGACATGACTGATGAAAATTAAGAAGACAAACTTAGGAGGCGGAAAATCATAGTCTATCAGAGAACCTGTCAATGAGTCGTTACTCGTCAAATCGCTCTGCAGAATAAGCGAAGTAGAACTAATTGCATCTGTGACTGAGGACGCTGACTGTTCCCGATGATTCTGAATCGGTAGGTCATCCAGAACAGGGTAGGGACTTCGATTGTAAAAATATCCCCCGCCACCACTGGTTCCAGCATGATTTCCCGAAATGGTACAATTCTCTAATATCACGCTGCCAGCAGAAGTAGAGAGCCCTCCTCCGGTGGTGGTGGCTGTATTATTCGCTAAGGTACTCCCTGTTAGAGATGACTGGCCTGACATGTTAAAGAGACCACCTCCCTCGGACGCCTGATTCCCGGAGATGGTAGAATTGACCACGGTCAGTTTACCATGGTTATAAAGTCCCCCTCCGTATCCTTCTGCTGTATTCTCACTGATCAGACTATCGGAGAGGATCATTTCTCCGAAAGCGAGATAGACCCCACCACCCCTGTTAGCACGATTGGTCTGAAAAGTCACTCCTGAGAGTGAAGTGCCGGCTTCGGCATGATGATTGGGAGCAGAGGAGTCAGTTTCGGGTATTTGAGCCTGCCCTGCATCTCTCTGTTGATTAAAATAGTCTTCATAGGTAGGCCGTTCGAAATGAGAAGCACTGTAGAGACCACCTCCGTTTCCTGCTTCGTTGCCGACAAAACTGGTGTGGGCAATGGTCGTAACGCTGTAGAACGTGCTATAGCTGTCTGCAGGAGGATAAGTCCAAAGTAAAGAATAGGGATCACTGAATAACGGCTCATGGAATTCAAAACCGACGACCCCGGTAATATTATAAATTCCCCCACCATGTCTCTGAGCCACATTCTGTTGAAAGCGGCTGTCTGAAATATTCAAATCTCGATTATCATTAAAGATGCCTCCGCCACTCTTGCCGGCCAGGTTGTGCAGGAACAGGCTGGAAGTGATTGTCAATCGGCCGTCTGCATGATAAATTCCGCCTCCGTTGTCACTGGCTTCATTTTCAGAGATCGTGCTGTTGGACAGTGAAAGATCTTCAAAGTTCAGGATCGCCCCGCCCCGTTCAGCCTCACCATGGGTGAGCGTCAGCCCCTGCAGCGACACGTCAATCAGGGCATCTGTCCCGTCATCGACCGTAAAGACACGACCGTTGTGACCGGCATCGATGATGATCTGATCTGTGATGTCACCTTCGATCGTCAGACTGTCTGAGATGAGCAGTTCGCCGTTGAGATAAATCATCTGCCCCGCAAGTGTTCCTGCGAAGGTAATCGTGTCCGCACCAAACCTCTGATTGGCCAGACGAACTGCTTCTCGCAGCGACAACTGTCCTGCGGAGTAATCGCCGTCATCTTCATCCGACAGGGTATCCACCACCAGGGAGAAGGCGTCAAACTCGACTGCACCAATATCAACGGTGCCATCAAAGATCCGCTGATGAGTGCCGCCGCGCTGATCGGTAGTGAGCCCTGCTGCTTCGACGGCGGCATTACTGCCCGCATTGATGGCGGCACTCCCCTGCAGCAGGGCGTGCGTTTTAGTCGGGCCGCCGTTGTCTCGGAGTACCGGATCGAGCAGACCGTCGATGGTGTCCTGGACGATGTTAAAATCGCCGTCATATTCGCCTTCGACCTGAGCATTGTCCGGAGACGTATTCCCGGCAATGATACTGTTGGTGATGTCGTTACTGCTTCTTATGAAACTGTTATCTGCATTCGTCAGATAAAGCCCGCCTCCGTTTACGCCTGCTGCATTCCCCGTGATGGTCGAGTTCTGGATGTGGAGACTGCTTGACTTGACTTGATACATCAAATCAACAGTACTTGATATGGCTGTGTCTGCAGCAGAGAATGGATTCGTGGAGATTGCATCAAAACTGGAACTGGCTGAATCCAGTGCAACCTGTTCTGCAGACAGGTCCGCCGTGATTTCGACTCCATTTCCTGAAAATACGAGCTCATTTACAGTCGGAGTAAAGTTGAGTGGTTCTGACTGGATGAACCCCAATTCAATGTAAACGGTACGGGAAATGGGATAATCGGGACTGGAATAAATGCCGCCCCCCGAGTAGGTGGCACTGTTCCCTGAAACTGTGCTGTTCTGAATGGTCAAAGATCCGGTTCTGTGATAGATACCGCCACCATAGTATGCCCTGTTCTCTGTGAATGTACTCTCACCGAGAGTAAGCTGCCCGTCATTATATAGACCCCCGCCTTTGTCCGCGGTATTACCGGTAAAAGTGCAGCCGACAATCGTATTTCCTGTCAAGGAGAGATTGTCTGAGTTCTGCTGGGAAGCAACGACAGCTGTACTGCTCAGTCCCGATACCGTGTCACAATTCCAGAGCCAGTTACTATAATCGTCTTGAGTCATATAGACGCCGCCGCCACTGCGCGCCTCGTTTTCCAGGAAACTGCTGTGGAGAATCGCAACGACGTTGTACTCAGTATCTCCATCATTAATAAAATGGATCGGAGTGTATACAGATCGGAATACTGGAAATGCAGGACCTGGAATCGTATCCGGTCTGCTGTGTTTGAGTTTGGAACCGTAAATGCTATAGATTCCGCCTCCGCCTGCTTCGCTCACATTTCTATAAAACGTCGTCTCTTCTACAATCAGGTCCTGGTGCGAATTATAAATCCCGCCCCCGTTTTTGCGGGCGAGGTTATACGAGAAGATCGAGTCCGTTACCATCAGTTGCCCGCCGGCATGATAGATGGCGCCTCCGTCTGTGGTGGCTGTATTTTCCGTCAGCACAACATCAGACAGCAGCAGGTCTTCGTAGTTCAGAATCGCGCCCCCACGGTCCGCGCTTCCATGCTTCAGAGACAGGCCACTGATTTCCACTCCTGCAGCGGAATAGGTGTCTCCATCATCAATGCGGAAGATCCGGCTGTCGTCCCCCCCATCCAGGGTAAGCTGCTCCTGCCCCAGCCCGATGATGTGCATCCCGGATGAAATCAGCAGCTCACTCTCCAGCATGATCGTCCCGCCTGCCAGGGAGTTACTGAAGGTAATCTGATCGGTATCAAATGTCTGATTCGCCAGTTTGATGGCTTCCCGCAATGAGAGGTGACCG contains:
- the istB gene encoding IS21-like element helper ATPase IstB: MTRKQTKSLVLLQHHLKNLRLPTILRECEKIAARCATDNVDHLGFLLQLCELELIERERRAAERRLKAAKFPTYKTLETFDFQVQPGLNKLLVSELMRGEFIEQRENILLVGNSGTGKTHLAVALGIAACGQGKRVRFYQVTELITQLMEAREQRELTRLKKQLAKLDLLILDELGYVPASKLGSELLFDVISTAYERFSLIVTTNLPFENWTEVLGSERLTGATLDRLTHRCHILETTGESYRLQDAKRRHTKSSSKQPRLTK
- a CDS encoding choice-of-anchor Q domain-containing protein, with the translated sequence MFPFRWLNSLQDQFQSCLVRDRRRRQLQQHHSHAPRIARAVSLHAAESLEVRMLLTTFTVVNTDDSGEGSLRAAIEAANAQAGADEITFAAALKGQTIELASELQITDDLTIDGLGADPWRLPITIDAGHHSRIFNIDDNALSAIDVTISGLSLINGSADQGGAILNHENLTLSDMAFLENQAAGIGGAISSYRNQLTISNSLFDQNTAGSSGGGIYSLGSWITILSTSFLGNTSDRNGGGIYTAQDAHASVPARIEDCLFADNTAVSGGGIYNTTMVYQFGSSELSIARTRFQNNTATDSGGGIFNGDSSISITDSSLTENTAARGGAINGSYDGSISLKSSTLSGNIATDYGGGIAYQGSLEIANSTLSGNQAHGSGGAIYQFGSFFRYYPVVLEPVILPILPFLDDTIPDQSSLISPASDLAATSSIGSADNGISLCTSRLVYEPSSLRITNSTITGNSAGSSGGGLAGLSGTDAQINNSIIAGNSASYSSQIQGSFNGGFNIIQASIDGLLDPVLRDNGGPPLTHALLSGSAAIDAGDNQRVADSGLVTDQRGGDYQRIYAGTIDIGAVEFHALHLVVDTLSDADDGDYSSGHLSLREAIKLANQTFDTDQITFSNSLAGGTIMLESELLISSGMHIIGLGQEQLTLDGGDDSRIFRIDDGDTYSAAGVEISGLSLKHGSADRGGAILNYEDLLLSDVVLTENTATTDGGAIYHAGGQLMVTDSIFSYNLARKNGGGIYNSHQDLIVEETTFYRNVSEAGGGGIYSIYGSKLKHSRPDTIPGPAFPVFRSVYTPIHFINDGDTEYNVVAILHSSFLENEARSGGGVYMTQDDYSNWLWNCDTVSGLSSTAVVASQQNSDNLSLTGNTIVGCTFTGNTADKGGGLYNDGQLTLGESTFTENRAYYGGGIYHRTGSLTIQNSTVSGNSATYSGGGIYSSPDYPISRTVYIELGFIQSEPLNFTPTVNELVFSGNGVEITADLSAEQVALDSASSSFDAISTNPFSAADTAISSTVDLMYQVKSSSLHIQNSTITGNAAGVNGGGLYLTNADNSFIRSSNDITNSIIAGNTSPDNAQVEGEYDGDFNIVQDTIDGLLDPVLRDNGGPTKTHALLQGSAAINAGSNAAVEAAGLTTDQRGGTHQRIFDGTVDIGAVEFDAFSLVVDTLSDEDDGDYSAGQLSLREAVRLANQRFGADTITFAGTLAGQMIYLNGELLISDSLTIEGDITDQIIIDAGHNGRVFTVDDGTDALIDVSLQGLTLTHGEAERGGAILNFEDLSLSNSTISENEASDNGGGIYHADGRLTITSSLFLHNLAGKSGGGIFNDNRDLNISDSRFQQNVAQRHGGGIYNITGVVGFEFHEPLFSDPYSLLWTYPPADSYSTFYSVTTIAHTSFVGNEAGNGGGLYSASHFERPTYEDYFNQQRDAGQAQIPETDSSAPNHHAEAGTSLSGVTFQTNRANRGGGVYLAFGEMILSDSLISENTAEGYGGGLYNHGKLTVVNSTISGNQASEGGGLFNMSGQSSLTGSTLANNTATTTGGGLSTSAGSVILENCTISGNHAGTSGGGGYFYNRSPYPVLDDLPIQNHREQSASSVTDAISSTSLILQSDLTSNDSLTGSLIDYDFPPPKFVFLIFISHVNILNCTVTGNTAGESGGGLHSTGVNAPDFVLSNTIIAGNSAAADAQIEGEYFGDFNIIQDSIDGLLDPVLRDNGGLTWTHALLPDSAAINAGSNAAVEQAGLTTDQRGSGYERIKEGTVDIGAYEVQAPYTQIDLRFVNSRTRTSSNGEKSELPQNRTWIDEWGNHWLEIWISTPDSSDIGVESAGFNLNYNPQVAQAVSIEFGPAFTGAQSGAIDNSTGTITGLAAETTRTEVGDDQYVLFARVLFESAIGNGTEANPGEQIVYPEFTLNHSHVRLVGSAISELIQAAPLDSVRYKNLHGARPTRSVDSQQFDLPTSGLFNTDWWNELLLVDPGSAADDGQLSLIVLPYSQALTTADLLLPLTDERLLSDSLTQGENSQNTPESDTTKPADWDTLIDGYFSELNDTSDLLSF
- the istA gene encoding IS21 family transposase, with the protein product MELWGEIRRRVLTGEISQRAARDEYGIHWDTLQKILTYSEPPGYRLTKPRPSKLEPFLPIIHEILQNDRSVHRKQRHTGKRIFERLRDEHGYSGGITIVREAIRDWKAQSREVFLPLRHPPGEAQVDFGFADVWLDGTLTKVALFVMTLPYSDAIFIQAFPRECTEAFLEGHKRAFEFLGGVPQRISYDNSKIAVASLVGNRERKVTTEFLRLKSHFLFDDHFCLVRRPNEKGHVERLLDYARSNFLVPVPRVASLETLNEQLVQCCRNDLQRQLRGQASPKQSLLAEEQREFLRPLPQQTFEACRLGQAHADSLSLVRFDTNSYSVPTKYAHRQITIVATITEVRLLFEETLIARHQRDWGREQTRFNPIHYLSLLERKPGGFDHARPLEDWDLPVCLGILRRRLEAELQSDGTREFIKVLRLLEHHPLSALKRAVEYALDIDATRASAIRLILEYQQESPLTLFSLEGRPHLKLVQVAQTDVSAYQSLLIGG